A genome region from Micromonospora peucetia includes the following:
- a CDS encoding DUF3159 domain-containing protein: protein MTRTPERGAAPADQPETLADLLGGRRGAVDASLPPVAFAAGWLLGGHSLWGGVGAAVVASAALAGWRLRRGDRPRSVLVGLLAVCVAALIALRTGRAEDFFLLQLLSNAASTLAWVISIVVRWPLLGVVVGVVLGQRTRWRRDPALLRAYGRGSWVWAVSYVLRLAVFLPLWLGGQVVALTVARVALSWPLVAAVLAVSWVVVRRSLPAGHPGLRHPVVPAPAAAEPAGK, encoded by the coding sequence GTGACACGTACACCGGAGCGTGGGGCGGCCCCGGCGGACCAGCCGGAGACGCTCGCGGACCTGCTCGGCGGGCGGCGGGGCGCCGTCGACGCCAGCCTCCCACCGGTGGCGTTCGCGGCCGGTTGGCTGCTCGGCGGGCACTCGCTGTGGGGCGGCGTGGGCGCCGCGGTGGTCGCCAGCGCCGCGCTGGCCGGCTGGCGGCTGCGCCGGGGCGACCGGCCGCGCTCGGTGCTGGTCGGGCTGCTGGCCGTCTGCGTGGCCGCGCTGATCGCGTTGCGCACCGGTCGCGCCGAGGACTTCTTCCTCCTCCAACTGCTGTCCAACGCGGCCAGCACGCTGGCCTGGGTGATCAGCATCGTGGTGCGCTGGCCGCTGCTCGGGGTGGTGGTGGGTGTCGTGCTCGGCCAGCGCACCCGGTGGCGGCGGGATCCGGCGCTGCTGCGCGCGTACGGCCGGGGCAGTTGGGTCTGGGCGGTGAGCTACGTGCTGCGGCTGGCGGTGTTCCTGCCGCTGTGGCTCGGCGGTCAGGTGGTCGCGCTGACGGTGGCCCGGGTCGCGCTGTCCTGGCCGCTGGTGGCGGCGGTGCTCGCGGTGAGCTGGGTGGTGGTGCGCCGGTCGCTGCCGGCGGGTCATCCGGGGCTGCGTCACCCGGTCGTCCCGGCCCCGGCTGCGGCGGAGCCGGCGGGAAAGTAA
- a CDS encoding phosphatase PAP2 family protein — protein MRVRATARGWTAVWLVILAIVQAAAFLAVWRVAVHVEVGQWVDTVALTGNRIGQDRIDGPVDRILNAMSVVSLLAATAVIGFIALIRGRIALAVTATLLIAGANATTQLLKYGLTRPDFGIDPERIYAGNSLPSGHATVAASVAVALVLVLPRTVRVFGAFLGAGYAAIAGVATLSAGWHRPSDAVAAFLVVGVWAALAGLLLLITQREQAQVESADAHRVAATVLGVGGVLAVVACGFALAWLVDLRGTPPAELARRPLLVGYAGSAAGIAGTMGVVMALVLAAVHRLVPRVKG, from the coding sequence GTGCGGGTGCGAGCGACGGCGAGGGGTTGGACCGCGGTCTGGTTGGTCATCCTGGCGATCGTTCAGGCGGCGGCCTTCCTCGCGGTGTGGCGGGTCGCCGTGCACGTCGAGGTCGGCCAGTGGGTCGACACCGTCGCCCTGACCGGCAACCGGATCGGACAGGACCGCATCGACGGTCCGGTGGACCGGATCCTCAACGCCATGTCGGTCGTCTCGCTGCTGGCGGCGACCGCGGTGATCGGCTTCATCGCCCTGATCCGGGGCCGGATCGCCCTGGCCGTCACGGCCACCCTGCTGATCGCCGGCGCCAACGCCACCACCCAGCTGCTCAAGTACGGCCTGACCCGGCCCGACTTCGGCATCGACCCCGAACGGATCTACGCCGGCAACAGCCTGCCCAGCGGGCACGCCACGGTCGCCGCGTCGGTCGCGGTGGCCCTGGTGCTCGTCCTGCCGCGCACGGTACGGGTGTTCGGCGCGTTCCTCGGCGCCGGTTACGCCGCGATCGCCGGGGTGGCCACCCTCTCCGCCGGCTGGCATCGGCCCAGCGACGCGGTGGCCGCGTTCCTGGTGGTCGGGGTCTGGGCGGCGCTGGCCGGGCTGCTGCTGCTGATCACCCAGCGGGAACAGGCACAGGTGGAGTCGGCCGACGCACACCGGGTCGCCGCGACGGTGCTCGGCGTCGGCGGCGTGCTGGCGGTGGTGGCCTGCGGGTTCGCCCTCGCCTGGCTGGTCGACCTGCGGGGCACCCCGCCCGCCGAACTGGCCCGCCGGCCGCTGCTCGTCGGGTACGCCGGCAGCGCCGCCGGGATCGCCGGCACCATGGGCGTGGTGATGGCGCTGGTGCTCGCCGCCGTGCACCGGCTGGTGCCCCGGGTCAAGGGCTGA
- a CDS encoding YbhB/YbcL family Raf kinase inhibitor-like protein, with the protein MAGIMLRSTAFNDHDMLPSRFAREGDNVSPPLEWAQVPESAAELVLFVEDPDAGKTPFLHWLVTGIAPSAAGAPEGGVPLGGREWPNDFGSTGWGGPHPPQGDDPHRYFFRLYALDRPLELPGTPRADEVHRLLAERDIASGTMVGTYSR; encoded by the coding sequence ATGGCCGGAATCATGCTGCGCAGCACCGCGTTCAACGACCACGACATGCTGCCGAGCCGCTTCGCCCGGGAGGGCGACAACGTGTCGCCGCCGCTGGAGTGGGCGCAGGTGCCGGAGTCAGCGGCCGAACTGGTCCTCTTCGTCGAGGACCCGGACGCCGGGAAGACGCCGTTCCTGCACTGGCTGGTCACCGGGATCGCGCCGAGCGCGGCCGGGGCGCCGGAGGGCGGCGTGCCGCTGGGTGGCCGCGAGTGGCCCAACGACTTCGGCAGCACCGGGTGGGGCGGCCCGCACCCGCCCCAGGGCGACGATCCGCACCGGTACTTCTTCCGGCTCTACGCGCTGGACCGGCCGTTGGAACTGCCGGGCACGCCACGGGCGGACGAGGTGCACCGCCTGCTCGCCGAGCGGGACATCGCGAGCGGAACGATGGTGGGCACCTACTCCCGTTGA
- a CDS encoding maleylpyruvate isomerase N-terminal domain-containing protein produces MESVRTAFRDECERLGEVLRGVDEVDLDRPTDCRPWTVRELLAHVRSGAGRLVDMLAAPAPPRAEVDAAGYFGAAKFTPSVDAARVDSGRREARELDGPALVADFDRAWRAVLDAVDAAPPGRVVRTRHGDAMALGEFLRTRVVEVGVHGLDLAAALDRRPWLTPAAAAVVADLLTDGRAVPPGLGWDRLTLIRKATGRVGLDDRERAVVDAAGFRWLSFGG; encoded by the coding sequence ATGGAGAGCGTACGGACGGCGTTCCGGGACGAGTGCGAGCGCCTCGGCGAGGTGCTGCGCGGCGTGGACGAGGTGGATCTCGACCGCCCGACCGACTGCCGGCCGTGGACCGTACGCGAACTGCTGGCCCACGTGCGCAGTGGTGCGGGCCGGCTGGTCGACATGCTCGCCGCGCCGGCCCCGCCCCGCGCGGAGGTCGACGCCGCCGGCTACTTCGGCGCGGCGAAGTTCACCCCGTCCGTGGACGCCGCCCGCGTCGACAGCGGCCGGCGGGAGGCCCGGGAACTCGACGGGCCGGCCCTGGTGGCGGACTTCGACCGGGCCTGGCGGGCCGTCCTCGACGCCGTCGACGCCGCACCGCCGGGTCGGGTGGTACGCACCCGGCACGGTGACGCGATGGCGCTCGGCGAGTTCCTGCGTACCCGCGTGGTGGAGGTCGGCGTGCACGGCCTGGACCTGGCGGCGGCGCTGGACCGGCGGCCGTGGCTGACGCCCGCTGCGGCGGCGGTCGTCGCCGACCTGCTCACCGACGGGCGGGCCGTCCCGCCCGGGCTGGGCTGGGACCGGCTCACGCTGATCCGCAAGGCGACCGGCCGGGTCGGCCTCGACGACCGCGAGCGGGCGGTCGTCGACGCCGCCGGCTTCCGCTGGCTCTCCTTCGGCGGCTGA
- a CDS encoding DUF1028 domain-containing protein — protein sequence MTFSLVARSDDGRHHGVVVASRFLAAGALVPAAEAEIGALATQAHVNLAYRPQGLTLLRTGVAAADVVAGLVAADPDRDHRQLGVVATSGAGATWTGPSCHPWAGGQAGDGWAAQGNILAGPQVIDAMRDAWLGGAALPFPDRLVAALSAGDRAGGDRRGRQSAGLLVVERGGGYDSSDVMVDLRVDDHPDPVTELGRLLAVHTLFFGRPDPATLLDLTGAVAAEVGALLATLGHPVDPARPEEALFSWAGLENLEERLVPGRIDPVVLDHLRRTAPHVPAPRPAADPLGADA from the coding sequence GTGACCTTCTCGCTCGTCGCCCGCTCCGATGACGGTCGGCACCACGGCGTCGTCGTGGCCAGCAGGTTCCTGGCCGCCGGCGCCCTGGTGCCGGCCGCCGAGGCCGAGATCGGTGCGCTCGCCACCCAGGCCCACGTCAACCTCGCCTACCGCCCGCAGGGGCTGACGCTGCTGCGCACCGGGGTGGCTGCCGCCGACGTGGTGGCCGGGCTGGTCGCCGCCGACCCGGACCGCGACCATCGCCAGCTCGGCGTCGTCGCCACCAGCGGCGCGGGCGCGACCTGGACCGGGCCGAGCTGCCACCCGTGGGCCGGCGGCCAGGCCGGGGACGGCTGGGCCGCGCAGGGCAACATCCTGGCCGGTCCGCAGGTGATCGACGCGATGCGAGACGCCTGGCTGGGCGGGGCCGCGCTGCCGTTTCCCGATCGGCTGGTCGCCGCGCTAAGCGCCGGGGACCGGGCCGGCGGCGACCGGCGCGGCCGGCAGAGCGCCGGGCTGCTGGTGGTCGAGCGCGGCGGCGGGTACGACAGCAGCGACGTCATGGTCGACCTGCGGGTCGACGACCACCCCGATCCGGTGACCGAGCTGGGACGGCTGCTCGCGGTGCACACCCTGTTCTTCGGCCGGCCCGACCCGGCCACCCTGCTCGACCTGACGGGCGCGGTCGCCGCCGAGGTCGGCGCGCTGCTGGCCACGCTCGGCCACCCGGTCGACCCGGCCCGGCCGGAGGAGGCGCTCTTCTCCTGGGCCGGTCTGGAGAACCTGGAGGAGCGCCTGGTGCCCGGCCGGATCGACCCGGTCGTGCTGGACCACCTGCGCAGGACCGCCCCACACGTACCCGCGCCGCGCCCGGCGGCCGACCCGCTCGGCGCCGACGCCTGA
- a CDS encoding ABC transporter permease — protein sequence MIEVTVRRPGAGSWLTLIRCEAKMVVRDTAGLVVPLGLPLLILVMNAAAAGDQEVAGGRSALDLFVLPLVFTIVLATIGIVNMPSFLAYYRRSGVLRRLAVTPASPAMVLVAQMVVSLAQAVVGIGLAYAVAVVGFGARPPADVGMALAVVGLSVAAMYGLGMIVASVAPTPNSAVAIGLVAFFALGAVGGLFGGTASLPEPVARAASWLPFGATVEALSSAWAGASVDASNLAGLAITAVVGATVAAFLFRWS from the coding sequence ATGATCGAGGTGACCGTACGACGGCCCGGGGCAGGCTCGTGGCTGACCCTGATCCGGTGCGAGGCGAAGATGGTCGTGCGGGACACGGCCGGGCTGGTCGTACCGTTGGGCCTGCCGCTGTTGATTCTGGTCATGAATGCCGCTGCCGCCGGTGACCAGGAGGTTGCCGGTGGGCGCTCGGCGCTGGACCTCTTCGTCCTTCCGCTGGTCTTCACCATCGTCCTCGCCACGATCGGCATCGTGAACATGCCGAGCTTCCTGGCCTACTACCGCCGCAGCGGGGTGTTGCGCCGGCTCGCGGTCACCCCCGCGTCGCCGGCGATGGTGCTCGTCGCCCAGATGGTGGTGAGCCTGGCGCAGGCGGTGGTGGGGATCGGGCTGGCGTACGCCGTCGCTGTCGTCGGCTTCGGCGCACGTCCGCCGGCCGACGTCGGCATGGCGCTCGCCGTGGTCGGGCTCTCGGTGGCCGCGATGTACGGGCTGGGCATGATCGTCGCCTCGGTAGCACCCACCCCGAATTCTGCGGTCGCCATCGGCCTGGTCGCCTTCTTCGCCCTCGGGGCCGTCGGCGGGTTGTTCGGCGGCACCGCTTCCCTACCGGAACCGGTGGCCCGGGCCGCCTCGTGGCTGCCGTTCGGCGCCACTGTCGAGGCGCTCTCCAGCGCCTGGGCGGGGGCCTCGGTCGACGCATCGAACCTGGCAGGTCTGGCGATCACCGCAGTCGTCGGTGCGACCGTCGCCGCGTTCCTGTTCCGCTGGAGCTAG